From the genome of Myxococcaceae bacterium JPH2, one region includes:
- a CDS encoding glycoside hydrolase family 5 protein, with translation MGAACGPPSSEEEGLPSTSVPMDASAPGTVMMSLLPALDTAYQTVLYDDAVASGWSTDYSWGSISQGATTSTKVYGASSLQVTSAADSALALGANGQSFSTGAYSAVSFAIHPGTASLAAIKSLKLIVSQEGGDGNAGVAIGTYASPSFDSLGADEWTRVTIPMSALKGSLTTFNKLTLMAVTAVSYGIDGIAIEIPRLPALDPSSMTVLYDDAVASGWSTAYSWGGTTLVSDTASRAYGTASMKVTAPANSALALGGFGSSVPTANTAAVSFAINPSASNLAAIQALKVIVSQEGSDGNAGVAIGAYANPSFGSLSPGQWTRIRIPMSALKGALTTFNKISVQSASAVVYGVDGIAVENGTIPPPSGAGKIYPTGVAYRGINRAGMEYGSDWGGWTGQTYYEVPSSTQIAAELAYYKGKGFNLIRLPIAWERIQHTLNGPLDTAYSNGMMNYINLATAQGFSIVLDLHNYNRYATGAFDGAGNQTGNYVQHVIGDGTLTANHLADVWTKLANLVKTNPKVILNLMNEPHDLPMTSTTWFSGIQTVMNAVRATGSTQLILVPNSRASDVGHWSTWAPGGGPVDSVAALAITDSANNYAFDMHSYYPEGYGSNDESSYGAQLTVVTNWARANGKKLFLSEMGIQNQASFAQSQITNALTFMNNNRDVWIGWSPWDLTNWQLTTNNHTADYTSNGITPVNWYAAYLTANFLAL, from the coding sequence GGGGCTACGACGAGCACGAAGGTCTACGGTGCTTCGTCCCTGCAGGTCACCTCTGCCGCAGATAGCGCCCTTGCCCTGGGAGCGAATGGCCAGTCGTTCTCGACAGGTGCCTACTCGGCTGTGAGCTTCGCCATCCACCCCGGGACAGCAAGCCTCGCGGCGATCAAGAGCCTCAAGCTCATCGTGAGCCAAGAGGGGGGCGATGGAAACGCGGGCGTCGCGATCGGCACCTACGCCAGCCCGAGCTTTGACTCCTTGGGGGCGGATGAGTGGACGCGTGTCACCATCCCGATGAGCGCGCTCAAGGGTTCGCTGACCACGTTCAACAAGCTCACCCTCATGGCCGTGACGGCGGTCAGCTACGGCATCGATGGCATCGCCATCGAGATTCCGCGACTGCCCGCGCTCGACCCGTCGTCGATGACGGTCCTGTATGACGATGCGGTCGCGTCCGGTTGGAGCACTGCCTACAGCTGGGGTGGGACCACGCTGGTCTCCGATACGGCGAGCCGAGCCTACGGGACGGCGTCCATGAAGGTGACGGCGCCAGCCAACAGCGCCCTGGCCTTGGGTGGGTTCGGCTCTAGCGTTCCGACTGCCAACACCGCCGCCGTGAGCTTCGCCATCAATCCGAGCGCGTCAAACCTCGCCGCCATCCAGGCCCTCAAGGTCATCGTGAGCCAAGAGGGGAGCGACGGGAACGCGGGTGTCGCCATTGGCGCTTACGCGAATCCGAGCTTCGGTTCGCTGTCGCCCGGGCAATGGACGCGCATCAGAATCCCGATGAGCGCGCTCAAGGGGGCGCTGACGACGTTCAACAAGATTTCGGTTCAGAGCGCCTCCGCGGTGGTCTACGGGGTCGATGGGATCGCGGTAGAGAATGGGACCATCCCTCCGCCGAGTGGTGCGGGAAAGATCTATCCCACAGGCGTGGCCTATCGCGGCATCAACCGCGCCGGGATGGAGTACGGCAGCGACTGGGGTGGGTGGACAGGCCAGACCTACTACGAGGTTCCGTCGTCGACGCAGATCGCCGCGGAGCTTGCGTATTACAAGGGCAAGGGCTTCAACCTGATTCGTTTGCCAATCGCGTGGGAGCGCATCCAGCACACCCTCAATGGTCCGCTGGATACGGCCTACTCGAACGGCATGATGAACTACATCAACCTGGCGACGGCTCAGGGGTTCTCCATCGTGTTGGATCTGCATAACTACAATCGTTATGCGACGGGCGCGTTTGACGGCGCTGGGAACCAGACCGGGAACTACGTCCAGCACGTCATTGGAGACGGTACGCTGACCGCGAACCATCTCGCCGATGTCTGGACGAAGCTCGCGAATCTGGTGAAGACGAATCCCAAGGTCATCCTGAACCTCATGAATGAGCCGCATGATCTCCCGATGACCTCGACGACGTGGTTCTCTGGAATCCAGACGGTCATGAATGCCGTGCGCGCGACTGGGTCGACACAGTTGATTCTGGTTCCCAACTCGCGTGCGTCGGACGTGGGGCACTGGAGCACCTGGGCTCCGGGCGGAGGTCCGGTCGACTCGGTCGCGGCCCTCGCCATCACGGACAGCGCCAACAACTACGCCTTCGACATGCACTCGTATTATCCAGAAGGCTATGGCAGCAACGATGAGTCCTCGTACGGAGCCCAGCTCACGGTGGTGACCAACTGGGCAAGAGCCAACGGCAAGAAGTTGTTCTTGTCCGAGATGGGGATCCAGAACCAGGCGTCTTTCGCGCAGAGCCAGATCACGAACGCACTCACGTTCATGAACAACAACCGTGACGTGTGGATCGGCTGGTCTCCGTGGGACCTGACCAATTGGCAGCTCACCACCAACAACCACACGGCGGACTACACGTCCAACGGCATCACCCCCGTCAACTGGTACGCCGCGTACTTGACCGCGAACTTCCTCGCGTTGTGA